The segment ACAAACATCAACAGGTACGTGTGCGCCAGCACCAGCGTCAGCATAAAAAACATGAAGAGGTTCAGGTAGGAGAAGAAGCGGTAATAGCCGCCTTCCTCTGCCATGTATCCGACCGAATAAATGTGAATCAGGAATCCGACACCCGTAACGACAAGCAGCATTGTCACCGAAAGCTGATCGAGGTAGAAACCGTAATCGACACGGAACCCGCCAGCTTCGATCCACGGGAACAGACGCTCGATGTGCGGGATCTGTGCCTGCGATAGACTCGCAAATTGGCTGACCACCCACACTGCATAGGCGAACGTTGCGCCAGGAAAAACAAGCGCGATGGTGGCGACAAGATTGCGCGGGAATCGCTTGCCGAAAATGCCGTTGATGGCAGAGCCAATTAGCGGCAGAATCGGGATCATCCACAAGTTGAAATTCGTATTCGAATTCATAGTTTGAGCAGGTTCACCTGATCCACATTCAAGGTTTCGCGGCTACGAAACACAGCGAGAATAATCGCCAGTCCCACAGCGGCTTCTGCTGCAGCCACGACCATTACGAAGAAGACGAATACCTGTCCGCTTACCTGATGCCAGTGGCTGGCGAACGCTACGAAGGCCAAGTTCACAGCGTTTAGCATCAGCTCAATCGACATAAAGATCGTGATGATATTTCGCTTAATCAGAAAGGAAGCCACTCCGATGGCAAATAGGAACGCACTGAGAATCAGATACCAAGAGAGTGGAATGGACTGTGTCATCATTGGCGCTCCTTCCTGGCCAGAACGACGGCTCCCATAATGGCAATCAGCACAAGGACAGAGGTAATCTCAAACGGCAGCAGGAATTCGCGGAAGAGAGCGATGCCCAATTCTGTGGTGGGAACGTAATATCCCCCGATCTGTACTTGTCCAAGCTGGGAACGAGAGGACGAGACCGTCCAGCAGAGCAATCCAAAAAGCGCGATAAGACCGGGTACGCCTAGCACTAGGGCAACGCGGCTGCCATGGGTGCGCTCCTCTTCGCCGGCGTTCAGCAACATGATCACGAAGACAAACAGGACCATGACGGCGCCGGCATAGACAATTATCTGAACGGCGGCCACGAATTCTGCGCCTAACAGCAGGAACAGCAATGCGAGCGATCCCATAACGACGATCAGCGACAGAGCGCTGTTCACGGGGTGGCGTTGCAGCAGGAAATTCAGGGCTCCCGCCACACAGA is part of the Acidobacteriota bacterium genome and harbors:
- a CDS encoding NADH-quinone oxidoreductase subunit NuoK, with the translated sequence MTQSIPLSWYLILSAFLFAIGVASFLIKRNIITIFMSIELMLNAVNLAFVAFASHWHQVSGQVFVFFVMVVAAAEAAVGLAIILAVFRSRETLNVDQVNLLKL
- a CDS encoding NADH-quinone oxidoreductase subunit J; this translates as MLHTILFLIFGGICVAGALNFLLQRHPVNSALSLIVVMGSLALLFLLLGAEFVAAVQIIVYAGAVMVLFVFVIMLLNAGEEERTHGSRVALVLGVPGLIALFGLLCWTVSSSRSQLGQVQIGGYYVPTTELGIALFREFLLPFEITSVLVLIAIMGAVVLARKERQ